A stretch of the Pseudalkalibacillus hwajinpoensis genome encodes the following:
- a CDS encoding M48 family metallopeptidase, translated as MNDSKQLTTTSETSLFIVLLVFSILTYVVLFFSVIGMAIIGVLWFISFFSHGLFIGNIRSNGVKITEYQYSHIDQRVRDLCKRMEIENVPDVYVIESAGMLNAFATRLLGRNMVILYSDIFELIEENAEEEVTFIIAHELAHIKRNHILKQLLLLPGNVIPFLGSAYSRACEYTCDRMGAYYINSGEKAANGLIILAVGKRLYQSVNKDAYITQLQSEKSFFVWLSEWLSTHPPLPKRIAAVESFMELREKTPFPAPRKKLVILSLITLMLFIGGIGTAVMIAEVVIPSISSAFDDELALFDEATGVTPLMEAIINEDDLAFQSLIDKADLEATDSDGWNALHYAAEHSENDKMFQALLDREMNPNAVDLYGTSALMISVQNGYVSKVNRLLKAGADPNMADIDGWTPLIYAAYMEPNNRNEMYNLLLEAGANPALQDEEGYTAIDYARDARNEEDVKILSQ; from the coding sequence ATGAATGACTCGAAGCAGTTAACAACCACTTCAGAAACATCTCTATTTATTGTTCTCCTTGTCTTTAGCATACTTACTTATGTAGTTCTGTTTTTCTCAGTAATTGGAATGGCGATTATTGGAGTTTTATGGTTTATATCTTTTTTTAGTCACGGCTTGTTTATAGGAAACATTCGTAGTAATGGCGTTAAAATAACGGAATACCAGTATTCACATATCGATCAGAGAGTACGTGATTTATGTAAACGAATGGAGATTGAAAACGTTCCAGACGTCTATGTCATTGAGTCGGCAGGCATGCTGAATGCATTTGCAACAAGGTTACTAGGTAGGAACATGGTCATTCTTTATTCTGATATTTTTGAGCTGATTGAAGAAAATGCTGAAGAAGAAGTTACGTTTATTATTGCTCATGAGCTCGCACATATTAAACGAAATCACATTTTAAAACAACTTCTGCTTCTACCTGGAAATGTGATTCCGTTTCTGGGATCTGCCTATTCTAGAGCGTGTGAATATACGTGTGACCGAATGGGAGCTTACTACATAAATAGCGGTGAGAAGGCAGCAAATGGATTGATCATTCTTGCCGTTGGAAAACGGCTATACCAGAGTGTGAACAAAGACGCTTATATAACACAGCTTCAATCTGAGAAGAGTTTTTTTGTTTGGTTAAGCGAATGGCTTTCAACTCATCCCCCTTTACCGAAAAGAATTGCTGCTGTAGAGTCGTTTATGGAACTGAGGGAAAAGACTCCATTTCCTGCTCCTCGTAAGAAATTAGTAATCCTTTCACTAATTACGCTTATGCTCTTTATCGGTGGAATAGGTACAGCCGTTATGATAGCAGAAGTTGTTATTCCTTCGATCTCATCAGCATTCGACGATGAGCTTGCGTTATTTGACGAGGCTACTGGCGTGACACCTCTTATGGAAGCCATAATTAATGAAGATGATCTCGCCTTTCAGTCTCTTATAGATAAGGCTGATCTTGAAGCAACTGACTCAGATGGCTGGAATGCTTTACATTATGCAGCTGAGCATTCAGAAAATGATAAGATGTTTCAAGCGCTCCTTGATCGTGAAATGAATCCAAATGCCGTTGATTTATATGGGACAAGTGCCTTAATGATTTCGGTTCAAAATGGCTATGTTTCTAAAGTGAATCGTCTATTAAAGGCAGGTGCTGATCCAAACATGGCGGACATTGATGGCTGGACGCCTCTTATTTATGCTGCTTATATGGAACCTAATAATCGGAACGAAATGTATAATCTGCTCCTTGAAGCTGGGGCAAACCCCGCTTTGCAAGACGAAGAGGGGTATACTGCAATTGACTATGCACGAGATGCGAGAAATGAAGAAGATGTAAAAATTTTGTCTCAATAA
- a CDS encoding DinB family protein yields the protein MKDAQLLKQFTFWRYRTLQALDAVTEEQADVLPEGFTNTVRWNLGHVLVTAEFVLNRFTEMEKSLPLNYSALFKAGTRPGDWTEEPPSLTEIKHYLIEQNKRISELEGKLSESLQSDFSIGSYLTLETVGELILFLMNHENLHLGTISGIKRAQGMKELWKK from the coding sequence ATGAAAGATGCTCAATTACTAAAACAATTTACTTTTTGGCGATATCGAACACTCCAAGCGCTTGATGCTGTTACAGAGGAGCAAGCAGATGTTCTTCCTGAGGGATTTACGAACACAGTGCGATGGAATTTAGGCCATGTACTTGTCACTGCAGAATTTGTTCTAAATCGTTTTACAGAGATGGAGAAGAGTCTTCCACTAAACTATTCCGCATTATTTAAAGCTGGTACACGACCTGGTGATTGGACGGAAGAGCCGCCATCACTTACTGAGATAAAGCATTATTTAATAGAGCAGAATAAAAGAATAAGTGAGTTAGAAGGAAAACTGAGCGAGTCCCTTCAAAGTGACTTTTCTATTGGTTCCTACCTTACTCTTGAAACAGTAGGAGAACTTATTCTGTTTTTGATGAATCATGAAAATCTTCATTTAGGAACAATTAGTGGGATTAAACGTGCTCAGGGTATGAAAGAACTGTGGAAAAAATAA